The following are from one region of the Polynucleobacter sp. MWH-CaK5 genome:
- a CDS encoding GntR family transcriptional regulator, with protein sequence MNSKISLAPRPLYEEVAERLRNSIFSHEYAPGAWIDEQAIAAEYGISRTPMREAIKVLAAEGLITMKMRRGAYVTEVSKADLNQIFTVLALLEGQACREAATKATEKQLEALDSIHLKLERAAADRDLDEFFTINQSFHEKIQEISNNPWMKRTIDDLKKVLKLQRRDSLSKRGRMESSLLEHRKILSALLARDPDLSEKLMKEHFLQGQLAAK encoded by the coding sequence ATGAATTCAAAAATATCATTAGCACCAAGGCCATTGTACGAGGAAGTCGCCGAAAGGTTAAGAAATAGTATTTTCTCGCACGAGTACGCCCCGGGAGCCTGGATCGACGAACAAGCGATTGCCGCTGAATACGGCATCAGTCGCACGCCTATGCGTGAAGCCATCAAGGTCTTAGCGGCCGAAGGCTTGATCACCATGAAAATGCGCCGTGGCGCTTACGTCACAGAAGTCAGCAAGGCTGATTTGAACCAAATTTTCACCGTACTCGCCCTTCTTGAAGGCCAAGCCTGTCGTGAAGCAGCCACCAAAGCCACCGAAAAACAGTTAGAGGCCTTAGATTCGATTCATTTAAAGCTAGAAAGAGCTGCAGCAGACCGAGATTTAGATGAGTTTTTCACTATTAATCAGTCTTTTCACGAAAAAATCCAAGAAATCTCTAACAATCCATGGATGAAACGCACGATCGATGATTTGAAGAAAGTGCTCAAACTTCAGCGCAGAGACTCTTTGAGTAAACGCGGCAGAATGGAAAGCTCACTTTTAGAGCACCGCAAGATACTCTCCGCCCTTTTAGCCAGAGATCCTGATTTATCAGAAAAGTTGATGAAAGAGCATTTCTTACAGGGTCAGCTGGCTGCGAAATAA
- a CDS encoding cytochrome c translates to MKSILIAIATASIAMTTVSAQAADLKKGQELLVKGNCAACHGEGMNKPVVAEYPKLAGQHADYLYYALRAYKVTNNPTVGRNNAIMAGQVAQFSDRDLKDMAAYIASLPGSFVVKK, encoded by the coding sequence ATGAAAAGTATCTTGATTGCTATCGCAACGGCCTCTATCGCAATGACTACAGTATCTGCACAAGCTGCCGACCTTAAAAAAGGTCAGGAGCTTTTGGTCAAAGGTAACTGTGCAGCTTGTCACGGTGAAGGCATGAACAAGCCAGTTGTGGCTGAATATCCAAAATTGGCTGGTCAGCATGCCGATTACCTTTACTATGCTTTGAGAGCTTATAAAGTGACTAATAACCCAACAGTTGGCCGCAATAACGCCATCATGGCTGGCCAGGTTGCTCAGTTCTCAGATCGTGATTTGAAGGATATGGCTGCTTACATCGCCAGCTTGCCTGGTAGTTTCGTGGTCAAGAAGTAA
- a CDS encoding cytochrome c, producing MKKLLTVAVAAMTLAGTVNAQGVKGDIKAAESKVAMCIGCHAIPGYRISFPEIYTVPMIGGQNAEYILAALQAYKKGERKHPTMRGIAGSLTDQDMADLAVYYAAQTSATPINKLK from the coding sequence ATGAAAAAACTACTAACTGTTGCTGTTGCCGCCATGACTTTGGCTGGTACTGTGAATGCCCAAGGCGTTAAGGGCGATATTAAAGCTGCTGAATCAAAAGTAGCGATGTGTATTGGTTGCCATGCAATTCCTGGCTACCGCATTAGCTTTCCAGAAATCTATACTGTGCCGATGATTGGTGGTCAGAATGCTGAATATATTCTGGCTGCTTTGCAAGCATACAAAAAGGGCGAGCGTAAGCACCCAACCATGCGAGGCATCGCTGGTTCATTAACAGATCAAGACATGGCTGACTTAGCGGTTTACTACGCTGCTCAGACATCAGCAACACCTATCAATAAATTGAAATAA
- a CDS encoding RidA family protein, translating into MSTIAQRLKELQIELPTAGAPAAAYVMSAQTGNTLFLSGHIAKKDGKPLVGKLGLTMNTEEGKLAARSIAIDLMATMQAHLGNLDRVKRIVKVMSLVNSTETYTEHHLVTNGCSELLFEVFGEAGKHARSAFGVAQIPLGACVEIELIAEVE; encoded by the coding sequence ATGTCGACAATCGCACAACGCTTAAAAGAACTTCAGATTGAATTGCCAACTGCTGGTGCTCCAGCCGCTGCTTATGTGATGTCAGCTCAAACTGGCAACACCCTCTTTCTATCTGGCCACATCGCTAAAAAAGATGGCAAGCCATTGGTGGGTAAATTAGGTTTGACTATGAACACTGAAGAAGGCAAATTGGCAGCGCGCAGTATTGCGATTGATTTGATGGCGACCATGCAAGCTCATCTGGGTAATTTGGATCGTGTGAAGCGCATCGTTAAAGTGATGAGCTTGGTTAATTCAACAGAAACATACACAGAGCATCATTTGGTGACGAACGGTTGCTCTGAATTATTGTTTGAAGTTTTTGGTGAAGCTGGCAAACACGCTCGCAGTGCCTTTGGTGTGGCACAGATCCCTTTGGGCGCTTGCGTTGAAATCGAATTAATTGCTGAAGTTGAGTAA
- a CDS encoding sodium-dependent bicarbonate transport family permease yields MTNLLDPSILFFIFGIFAGLVRSNLEIPQQISRFLSLYLLMALGLKGGFALNQSGFTAEIAISLGLAIGLAITVPLIGYNLLKQKLDKLDAAAIAAAYGSVSAVTFITTTQVLDQNGIAYGGHMAAAMALMESPAIIIAIVLANRIRLQRSGDKTGHTPIGKILHESFTDGGQLLLLGSLMVGIISGDAGLKVMAPFSIDLFKGLLAFFLLDMGLVAARSIAELKGKPPITFLYGFIAPPVHAMVALGLCLMFGVALGDTVLLMILAASASYIAVPAVLRHAMPEVNPALYMGTSLGITFPLNIIVGIPAYIWIASYFVK; encoded by the coding sequence ATGACGAATCTACTGGACCCATCCATTCTGTTTTTCATCTTCGGCATATTTGCCGGTTTGGTGCGTTCCAATTTAGAGATTCCTCAGCAAATATCTCGTTTCTTGTCCCTTTACTTGCTCATGGCCTTGGGATTGAAAGGGGGCTTTGCTCTTAATCAATCTGGTTTCACCGCAGAGATTGCGATCAGCCTTGGTTTGGCAATCGGTCTCGCAATTACAGTGCCCTTGATTGGATACAACTTACTCAAGCAAAAGTTAGATAAATTAGACGCAGCAGCGATCGCTGCTGCCTACGGTTCGGTGAGTGCAGTGACCTTCATCACAACCACTCAAGTCCTCGATCAAAATGGGATTGCTTATGGCGGTCATATGGCTGCAGCGATGGCCTTGATGGAATCACCAGCAATCATCATTGCAATTGTGTTGGCCAACAGAATTCGGTTGCAGCGTTCGGGTGATAAAACAGGGCATACACCCATTGGAAAAATCCTTCATGAATCATTCACGGACGGCGGTCAATTATTGCTCTTAGGATCTTTGATGGTTGGCATCATTTCTGGTGATGCTGGACTCAAAGTCATGGCGCCATTCTCAATCGACTTGTTCAAAGGATTGTTGGCTTTCTTCTTACTCGACATGGGCTTGGTTGCTGCCAGAAGTATTGCTGAACTAAAAGGCAAGCCACCGATCACCTTTTTGTATGGCTTCATAGCGCCACCAGTGCATGCAATGGTGGCCTTGGGATTGTGTTTGATGTTTGGTGTTGCTTTGGGTGATACGGTCTTGTTGATGATTCTCGCAGCCAGTGCTTCATACATTGCTGTGCCAGCAGTCTTGCGTCACGCGATGCCCGAAGTTAATCCCGCTTTGTACATGGGCACTTCATTGGGCATCACATTCCCCTTGAACATCATCGTGGGGATACCGGCTTATATTTGGATAGCTAGTTACTTTGTGAAGTAA
- a CDS encoding LysR family transcriptional regulator translates to MNITFRQLRLFLALADTGSVSAAARVLHVTQPTASMQLKEITEAVGLPLYEVVSRKVYLTEMGQELARSARAIVGEWENFEQQADGLKGFTRGKLKVAVVSTAKYFIPRLLGTFCAKYPDIDISLEVLNRDGVVKRLEENLDDLYIMSQPPLNLDIEDEIFMPNPLVLVAPKHSPMAKKKIIDISSLKDEQFIFREKGSGTRMAIDAHFKKLKFKPDVRLELGSNEAIKEAVIGGLGLAVLSKYSLSEANTQNEVAILKCADFPIETSWHIVRPKGKKLSPIASIFKKHLSEQAKAWR, encoded by the coding sequence ATGAATATCACCTTCAGACAATTGCGCCTTTTCTTAGCTCTTGCAGACACAGGAAGTGTCAGCGCTGCCGCCAGGGTTCTTCATGTGACCCAACCCACCGCTTCGATGCAGTTAAAGGAAATCACGGAAGCCGTGGGCTTACCTTTGTATGAGGTGGTCTCCAGAAAAGTCTATTTGACTGAAATGGGTCAAGAATTGGCTAGATCTGCCAGAGCCATTGTGGGCGAATGGGAAAACTTTGAACAACAAGCTGATGGCTTAAAGGGCTTCACCAGAGGAAAACTCAAGGTGGCCGTGGTCAGTACTGCCAAATATTTCATCCCAAGATTATTGGGAACGTTTTGTGCGAAGTACCCAGACATAGATATTTCTTTGGAGGTATTGAATCGTGATGGCGTGGTGAAACGTCTAGAAGAAAACTTGGACGATCTTTACATCATGTCTCAACCACCTCTGAACTTGGATATTGAAGATGAAATCTTCATGCCCAATCCTTTGGTCTTAGTCGCCCCAAAACATTCACCAATGGCTAAGAAAAAAATAATCGATATTTCCAGCTTAAAAGACGAACAATTTATTTTTAGAGAAAAAGGCTCTGGCACGAGGATGGCCATTGATGCTCACTTCAAGAAATTGAAGTTCAAACCAGATGTGAGGCTAGAGCTTGGCAGCAACGAGGCGATCAAAGAAGCTGTGATCGGTGGCTTGGGATTGGCAGTTTTATCAAAGTACTCATTGAGTGAAGCGAACACTCAAAATGAAGTTGCGATTTTGAAATGCGCTGATTTTCCAATTGAAACAAGTTGGCACATCGTGAGACCCAAAGGCAAAAAACTCTCACCGATTGCCAGTATCTTCAAGAAACATCTATCGGAGCAAGCTAAGGCTTGGAGATAG
- the parC gene encoding DNA topoisomerase IV subunit A: protein MGDESDTDAEAVATAPRVVPNTADVDSLTLATYAERAYLDYAISVVKGRALPEVADGQKPVQRRILFAMNEMNLRADAKPVKSARVVGDVLGKFHPHGDQSAYDALVRLAQDFSLRYPLIDGQGNFGSRDGDGAAAMRYTEARLTKIASLLLDEIDEGTVDFIPNYDGSMQEPRLLPARLPFVLLNGASGIAVGMATEVPSHNLKEVASAAIALMKNPKISHEELMSYVPGPDFPGGAQIISSHAEISQIYQTGRGSLKVRARWVIEDMARGQWKLVVTEMPPGTSTQKVLQEIEELTNPKVKVGKKTLTPEQNNLKQTILSLLDSVRDESSKDAAVRLVFEPKTKNIDVNEFVTTLLAHTSLESNAPINLVMIGNDGRPRQKGLGEILSEWIEFRVATVTRRTQHRLTKVNDRIHILEGRQLVLLNIDKVIKIIRGSDEPKADLMTAFKLSERQAEDILEIRLRQLARLEAIKIEQELKELNAEKEDLESILGSDSNMRKRIVKEIEADMKTFGDERRTMIQEEKKAVAEAKVIDEPVTVIVSQRGWVRARQGHEHDPQQFSFKAGDGMYGTFECRTTDVVLGFGSNGRVYTVPVSDLPGARGDGSPLTGFVNLAAGTQMVAYYAGHNDDLLLLSMKSGNGFLANVADMTTRNKAGKSFVGVDAKFAPGDAPLAPAKVQEGMKQVACLSENGRLLVFSLDDLKRLPTGGKGVILMDLDKAERLQSAIAVGPSGAVISGLGRAGKPTEAALDAKTLKSFTANRARKGHALEPKLKDAKLTAQ, encoded by the coding sequence ATGGGCGATGAATCTGATACCGATGCTGAGGCTGTAGCGACGGCACCACGAGTGGTGCCGAACACGGCTGATGTTGATTCATTGACGCTGGCAACATATGCCGAGCGTGCTTATCTTGACTACGCCATCAGCGTGGTGAAGGGCCGTGCTCTGCCAGAAGTAGCTGATGGTCAAAAACCAGTTCAGCGCCGCATTTTGTTCGCGATGAATGAAATGAATCTGCGTGCTGATGCAAAACCAGTGAAGAGCGCGCGTGTGGTTGGTGACGTGTTGGGTAAATTCCATCCGCACGGCGACCAATCTGCCTATGACGCCTTGGTGCGTTTGGCACAAGATTTCTCATTGCGCTATCCATTGATCGATGGCCAAGGTAACTTTGGTTCACGAGACGGCGATGGTGCTGCGGCGATGCGATACACCGAAGCTCGCTTAACTAAGATTGCTAGTTTGCTTTTAGATGAGATCGATGAGGGCACGGTTGATTTCATTCCTAACTACGATGGTTCGATGCAAGAGCCTCGTTTGCTCCCAGCAAGATTGCCGTTTGTTCTTTTGAATGGTGCTTCAGGCATTGCCGTGGGTATGGCCACAGAAGTGCCGTCACACAACTTAAAAGAAGTCGCTAGTGCAGCCATTGCACTCATGAAGAATCCGAAAATCTCTCATGAAGAATTGATGTCATACGTACCAGGCCCTGATTTCCCGGGTGGCGCGCAAATCATTTCTTCTCATGCAGAAATTTCACAAATCTATCAAACAGGTCGTGGCAGCTTAAAAGTCAGAGCCCGTTGGGTGATTGAAGACATGGCTCGCGGCCAATGGAAGTTGGTTGTGACTGAAATGCCACCAGGCACTTCAACACAAAAAGTTCTTCAAGAAATTGAAGAACTCACCAACCCTAAAGTCAAAGTTGGTAAGAAAACCTTAACGCCTGAACAAAACAATCTCAAGCAAACCATTTTGAGCTTATTAGATTCTGTGCGTGATGAATCAAGCAAGGACGCTGCGGTTCGTTTGGTATTTGAGCCAAAGACCAAAAACATTGATGTGAATGAATTCGTCACAACCTTGTTGGCTCATACCTCACTAGAGTCCAATGCGCCGATCAACTTGGTGATGATTGGCAATGATGGTCGCCCACGCCAAAAAGGTCTTGGCGAGATTTTGAGTGAGTGGATCGAGTTCCGTGTTGCAACAGTGACACGCAGAACTCAGCACCGCTTGACCAAAGTCAATGACCGCATTCATATCCTAGAAGGACGTCAATTAGTTCTTCTCAATATTGATAAAGTCATCAAAATCATCCGCGGCAGTGATGAGCCTAAAGCTGATTTGATGACAGCGTTCAAACTCTCTGAGCGTCAAGCGGAAGATATCTTAGAGATTCGCTTGCGTCAGTTAGCAAGACTAGAAGCCATCAAGATTGAACAAGAGCTCAAAGAACTCAATGCTGAAAAAGAAGACTTAGAAAGTATCTTGGGCAGCGATAGTAATATGCGCAAACGCATCGTCAAAGAAATCGAAGCTGACATGAAGACCTTCGGTGATGAGCGTCGCACCATGATTCAGGAAGAGAAAAAAGCAGTTGCTGAAGCCAAGGTGATTGATGAGCCGGTCACTGTGATTGTTTCTCAACGCGGTTGGGTCAGAGCTCGCCAAGGTCATGAGCATGATCCGCAGCAATTCAGCTTCAAAGCGGGCGATGGTATGTATGGCACTTTTGAGTGCCGCACCACCGACGTTGTTCTCGGTTTTGGCAGCAATGGTCGTGTTTACACCGTGCCTGTTTCAGATTTGCCAGGTGCCAGAGGTGATGGTTCTCCGTTGACAGGTTTTGTTAACTTAGCGGCCGGTACTCAGATGGTGGCTTACTACGCCGGACACAATGACGACTTGCTCTTGTTGTCGATGAAATCAGGCAATGGTTTCTTGGCGAATGTGGCAGATATGACGACACGTAACAAGGCGGGTAAATCATTTGTGGGTGTTGATGCTAAATTTGCACCAGGCGATGCGCCATTGGCCCCAGCAAAAGTTCAAGAGGGCATGAAGCAAGTGGCTTGCTTATCTGAAAACGGACGACTCTTGGTCTTCTCATTGGATGATTTGAAGCGTTTACCAACAGGTGGCAAGGGTGTGATCTTGATGGATCTTGATAAGGCTGAGCGCCTTCAGTCTGCGATTGCAGTGGGTCCATCCGGTGCTGTCATTTCTGGTCTTGGTAGAGCAGGTAAGCCAACGGAAGCTGCGCTTGATGCGAAGACTTTGAAATCATTCACAGCCAATCGTGCTCGCAAGGGACATGCATTAGAGCCTAAGCTCAAAGATGCCAAGTTGACTGCGCAATAA
- a CDS encoding DNA topoisomerase IV subunit B → MATKKTDQYSESSIKVLKGLEPVKQRPGMYTRTDNPLHMIQEVIDNASDEALGGHGHHIVVTMHTDGSVSVEDDGRGIPVGMHPEEKRPVVELVFTQLHAGGKFEKGSGGAYAFSGGLHGVGVSVTNALSKRMEVTVWRDKQISTLAFEHGFVVEPLKTKIAPMGDRPNGTRVRAWPDGKYFDSAQIPMAELQRLLRSKAVLLPGVKVTLIQEKGGEPQTWLYTQGLKGYLDEAMAQSGHSPVVIPAFDGEHFADPNRAGEDSFAEGEGASWVVAWTEEGAPVRESYVNLIPTPAGGTHESGLRDGLFNAVKSFIDIHALQPKGVKLMPEDVFARASFVLSAKVLDPQFQGQIKERLNSRDAVRLVSGFVKSALDLWLNQHVDYGRKLAELVIKQAQARTRAGQKVEKKKSSGVAVLPGKLTDCESEDIAMNEIFLVEGDSAGGSAKMGRNKEYQAILPLRGKVLNTWEAERDRLFANNEVHDIAVAIGVDPHGNNDEPDLSNLRYGKICILSDADVDGAHIQVLLLTLFYKHFPKLMERGHVYIARPPLFRVDAPARGKKPAQKLYALDEGELKAIEDKLRKEGLREGSWQISRFKGLGEMNAEQLWDTTLNPDTRRLLPVTEGALGEVETVKTMDMLMGKSESGARKTWLEERGNEVEADI, encoded by the coding sequence ATGGCAACTAAAAAAACAGATCAATACAGCGAATCGTCGATCAAAGTTCTAAAGGGACTTGAACCGGTCAAACAGCGTCCAGGTATGTATACCCGGACTGATAATCCATTGCACATGATCCAAGAGGTGATTGATAACGCCTCGGATGAAGCCCTGGGTGGTCATGGTCACCACATCGTGGTCACCATGCACACGGATGGCAGCGTGAGTGTCGAAGATGATGGTCGAGGCATTCCAGTGGGCATGCACCCAGAAGAGAAGCGTCCCGTTGTTGAATTGGTATTCACGCAGCTTCATGCTGGCGGTAAGTTTGAAAAAGGCTCTGGTGGAGCCTACGCTTTCTCAGGGGGTTTGCACGGTGTGGGTGTTTCTGTCACTAACGCGCTATCAAAGCGCATGGAAGTGACTGTTTGGCGTGACAAACAAATTTCAACCTTGGCTTTTGAACACGGCTTTGTGGTTGAGCCACTTAAAACAAAAATTGCACCAATGGGCGATCGTCCCAACGGTACCCGTGTCAGAGCATGGCCAGACGGCAAATACTTTGACAGCGCACAGATCCCAATGGCTGAGTTGCAACGATTATTGCGCTCAAAAGCAGTTCTATTGCCTGGCGTTAAAGTCACTCTCATTCAAGAGAAGGGTGGCGAGCCACAAACTTGGTTGTATACCCAAGGATTAAAAGGCTACTTGGATGAAGCCATGGCACAAAGTGGCCATAGTCCAGTGGTTATTCCAGCGTTTGATGGCGAGCACTTTGCCGATCCTAATCGTGCAGGTGAAGATTCATTTGCTGAAGGTGAAGGCGCTAGCTGGGTGGTGGCGTGGACCGAAGAAGGTGCGCCGGTTCGCGAAAGCTATGTGAACTTGATTCCAACGCCTGCCGGTGGAACGCACGAAAGTGGTTTGCGTGATGGTTTATTCAATGCTGTGAAAAGCTTCATTGACATTCATGCTTTGCAACCGAAGGGCGTTAAATTGATGCCTGAAGACGTCTTTGCGCGCGCTTCTTTTGTTTTATCAGCCAAAGTATTGGATCCGCAGTTCCAAGGGCAGATCAAAGAGCGTTTGAATTCTCGTGATGCTGTGCGTTTGGTGTCTGGATTTGTAAAATCTGCATTAGATCTTTGGTTAAACCAACATGTGGATTACGGCAGAAAATTAGCCGAGCTTGTGATCAAACAAGCTCAAGCAAGAACTCGCGCTGGTCAAAAAGTTGAAAAGAAAAAATCATCAGGTGTTGCAGTTCTGCCAGGCAAATTGACTGACTGCGAAAGCGAAGACATCGCGATGAACGAAATCTTCTTGGTGGAGGGCGATTCTGCCGGTGGTTCAGCCAAGATGGGGCGCAATAAAGAATACCAAGCGATTCTGCCTTTGCGCGGTAAAGTTTTGAACACGTGGGAAGCCGAGCGTGATCGCTTGTTTGCCAACAATGAGGTTCATGACATTGCTGTTGCGATTGGTGTGGATCCGCACGGTAATAATGATGAGCCGGATCTGAGTAATTTACGTTACGGCAAGATTTGTATCTTGTCAGATGCGGACGTGGACGGCGCGCACATTCAGGTATTGCTGCTCACCTTGTTCTACAAACACTTCCCGAAACTCATGGAGCGCGGTCACGTGTACATTGCACGCCCACCATTGTTCCGTGTGGATGCTCCGGCACGCGGCAAAAAGCCTGCGCAAAAACTATATGCCTTAGATGAAGGTGAACTAAAAGCCATTGAAGATAAATTGCGCAAAGAAGGTTTGCGTGAAGGTAGTTGGCAAATCAGCCGCTTCAAAGGTCTGGGTGAGATGAACGCTGAACAGCTTTGGGACACAACACTCAATCCTGATACTCGTCGTTTATTGCCAGTTACTGAAGGTGCATTGGGTGAAGTTGAAACAGTTAAAACCATGGACATGTTGATGGGCAAATCTGAATCAGGTGCTCGCAAAACATGGCTTGAAGAACGCGGCAATGAAGTTGAAGCAGACATTTAA
- a CDS encoding CaiB/BaiF CoA-transferase family protein, translated as MGALNHLRVLDLSRVLAGPWCGQNLADLGADVIKVERPKAGDDTRQWGPPFLKDSKGQDTSEAAYYLAINRNKRSITLDISTPEGQEIIKKLVLETDVVIENYKVGQLKKYGLDYESLKSLKKDLIYCSITGFGQTGPYAHRAGYDFIVQGMGGFMSVTGEKEDLPGGGPQKAGVAIADIFTGMYATSAILAAVVHRDRTGVGQYIDLALLDVQVATMANVASNYLASGVAPKSWGNASPNIVPYQTFKASDGWIIVACGNDGQYRHFVKAGGQEELADDSRFASNPERVRHRDTLVPILSAMVAKKTKKEWIDALEQAGVPCGPINNFEEVFANEQVIARGIKMEMPHAKAGKVPLVRSPMRMSETPVVENRPPPLLGEHTDEILKERLQMSDAEIQALKNKGVL; from the coding sequence ATGGGAGCACTTAATCACCTTCGCGTTTTAGACCTCAGTCGAGTCCTGGCAGGCCCCTGGTGTGGGCAGAACCTGGCAGACCTGGGAGCCGATGTAATCAAGGTTGAGAGGCCAAAAGCAGGAGACGATACCCGTCAGTGGGGCCCTCCTTTTTTGAAAGATTCTAAGGGTCAAGATACTTCAGAAGCAGCCTATTATTTGGCCATTAATCGCAATAAAAGATCGATTACTTTGGATATTTCGACCCCAGAAGGTCAAGAAATCATCAAAAAACTGGTTTTAGAGACCGATGTGGTGATTGAGAACTACAAAGTGGGTCAATTAAAGAAATATGGCCTGGATTATGAGAGCCTCAAAAGCCTTAAAAAAGACCTAATTTATTGTTCTATAACGGGTTTTGGTCAAACGGGCCCCTATGCCCACCGCGCTGGTTATGACTTCATCGTGCAAGGCATGGGTGGTTTTATGAGTGTCACTGGTGAAAAAGAGGATTTGCCTGGTGGCGGCCCTCAAAAGGCCGGCGTGGCCATCGCTGATATTTTTACAGGGATGTATGCCACTTCTGCCATTTTGGCGGCTGTGGTACATCGAGATCGTACCGGCGTGGGTCAATACATTGACTTGGCCTTACTGGATGTTCAAGTGGCAACCATGGCCAATGTGGCGAGTAATTATTTGGCCAGTGGCGTGGCTCCCAAGAGCTGGGGCAATGCCAGCCCGAATATCGTGCCCTATCAAACATTTAAAGCATCTGATGGTTGGATCATTGTGGCTTGCGGTAATGATGGTCAGTACCGTCATTTTGTAAAAGCTGGTGGCCAAGAAGAATTGGCAGACGACAGTCGTTTTGCAAGCAATCCAGAGCGCGTTCGACATCGCGATACTTTGGTGCCGATCTTGAGCGCCATGGTGGCCAAGAAAACCAAAAAAGAATGGATCGATGCTCTAGAGCAAGCAGGAGTACCGTGTGGTCCGATCAATAACTTTGAAGAAGTCTTTGCAAACGAACAAGTGATTGCAAGAGGCATCAAGATGGAAATGCCTCATGCCAAGGCTGGCAAAGTTCCTTTGGTGCGCAGTCCGATGCGCATGAGTGAAACACCCGTGGTTGAAAATCGACCACCGCCTCTATTGGGTGAACACACGGATGAGATTCTGAAAGAACGTTTGCAAATGAGTGATGCAGAGATACAAGCACTGAAAAATAAAGGCGTTTTATGA
- a CDS encoding MFS transporter has product MSIATNESTAISLTKVLLVGGLIVSLAMGIRHGFGLFNLPVTQANGWGRETFALAIALQNLVWGMTQPIFGGLADRFGGYKVMVLGGILYTLGLIGSGLSTSSLGFVMTTGVVLGLALACTTYSVVYGVIGRNCPPEKRVWAMGIAAAMGSFGQFLMIPVEQELLTHFGIQNSLIILAILTSFIVPLSLILREKNYQPAQTGSDQTIVQAIKEAFGQRSFQLLIFGYLVCGFQVIFIGAHLAPYLKDMSATYPDVGRPEVATIALALVGLFNIFGTYFAGKLGQKFPKHLLLAFIYGARAIVIAGFILLPLSPVTAYLFAALMGFLWLSTVPLTNGIVAHIFGVKYLSMLSGFAFFSHQIGGFMGAYLGGYLFDVTGSYNIVWIIAIGLSIVAALVNLPIKEKELVRAPQSTATAMS; this is encoded by the coding sequence ATGAGCATTGCAACAAACGAGAGCACAGCAATCAGTCTCACCAAAGTATTGCTTGTTGGCGGCTTGATTGTGTCTCTGGCCATGGGCATTCGTCATGGCTTTGGTTTATTCAATTTACCGGTCACCCAAGCCAATGGTTGGGGAAGAGAAACGTTTGCTCTTGCGATCGCACTGCAAAATTTGGTGTGGGGCATGACGCAACCAATATTTGGTGGTTTAGCTGATAGATTTGGTGGTTATAAGGTCATGGTCTTAGGTGGCATTTTGTACACACTAGGGCTGATTGGGTCAGGCTTATCAACCAGTAGCTTGGGCTTTGTGATGACAACGGGTGTAGTGTTAGGTTTGGCTTTAGCTTGCACCACTTATAGCGTTGTGTATGGCGTGATTGGCCGCAACTGTCCGCCCGAGAAACGCGTTTGGGCCATGGGCATTGCGGCTGCGATGGGTTCATTTGGCCAGTTCTTGATGATTCCAGTTGAACAAGAACTGCTGACTCATTTTGGCATCCAAAACTCTTTAATTATTTTGGCGATCTTAACCAGTTTCATCGTGCCCTTGAGTTTGATTCTTCGAGAGAAGAATTACCAGCCAGCACAAACTGGCAGCGATCAAACCATCGTGCAAGCAATCAAGGAAGCTTTTGGACAACGCAGCTTTCAGTTATTGATCTTCGGTTATTTGGTGTGTGGCTTTCAAGTGATCTTTATTGGTGCTCACTTAGCTCCATATCTCAAAGACATGTCTGCGACTTATCCTGATGTGGGTCGTCCTGAAGTGGCGACCATTGCTTTAGCACTGGTGGGCTTATTCAATATCTTTGGAACTTACTTTGCAGGCAAGTTAGGCCAGAAATTTCCGAAGCATCTTTTATTGGCTTTTATCTATGGGGCAAGAGCCATCGTGATCGCAGGATTTATTCTTTTGCCATTAAGCCCAGTGACTGCTTATTTATTTGCAGCATTGATGGGTTTCTTGTGGCTCTCAACTGTGCCACTCACCAATGGTATCGTTGCCCACATTTTTGGCGTGAAGTATTTATCGATGTTGTCAGGCTTTGCATTTTTCTCCCATCAAATCGGCGGCTTTATGGGCGCTTACTTGGGCGGCTATTTATTTGATGTCACGGGCTCTTACAACATCGTGTGGATCATCGCGATTGGTTTGAGCATTGTTGCTGCTCTTGTGAATCTTCCGATCAAAGAAAAAGAATTGGTGAGAGCTCCACAAAGCACTGCCACTGCAATGTCATAA